A region from the Acyrthosiphon pisum isolate AL4f chromosome A1, pea_aphid_22Mar2018_4r6ur, whole genome shotgun sequence genome encodes:
- the LOC103308086 gene encoding putative nuclease HARBI1 yields the protein MDINYLDYLDDDLNYDWLEQTIRVPKRYLRDMQNSIEGFPKYIVLEIILPIIYLDNMDCNSDRRGLKIDNITKVLIALRFYASGNDQRVNGDTLGYSQASISIVVKEVSGLLAKCGKKWIRFPRAPYLQDTKEQFYLIGEFPGVIGAVDCTHVPIKSPGGDNAEIYRNQKMSLNDCDPKMQIFDIVCRWPGSVHDSRIYNNSRVKLLIESNALAGHLIGDSGYPQSKFLYTPKLNPSTAAENKYNKSHIKNRNVIERVNGVLKSRLRCLCRKLRTKLQTSTLIIGTFAILHNVALSYNLDLQIENEEENVRLPRNYVLAIPDNRLGNIIKAEFIERYFTRVYNTLKWDCVDVNQDKTTWESVQV from the exons atggatATTAACTATCTTGATTATCTTGATGATGACTTAAACTATGATTGGCTAGAACAAACTATTCGTGTTCCTAAACGATATTTACGTGATATGCAAAACTCCATTGAAGG GTTTccaaaatatattgtgttagaaataattttacctataatatacttggATAATATGGATTGCAATTCTGATAGACGTGGGTTAAAAATcgataatattacaaaagtatTAATTGCCCTACGTTTCTATGCAAGTGGAAATGACCAA aGAGTTAATGGAGATACATTAGGATATTCACAAGCTTCGATTTCTATTGTAGTTAAAGAAGTATCGGGATTACTAGCTAAATGTGGAAAAAAATGGATTCGATTTCCAAGAGCACCATATTTACAAGACACTAaggaacaattttatttaattggtgAATTTCCTGGTGTAATTGGAGCTGTAGATTGTACACATGTCCCTATTAAAAGTCCCGGGGGCGACAACGCAGAAATTTACAGAAATCAAAAGATGTCATTAAATGATTGTGATcctaaaatgcaaatttttgacATAGTCTGCAGATGGCCCGGTTCAGTTCATGatagtagaatatataataatagccgAGTGAAACTTCTAATTGAATCAAATGCTTTAGCtg gcCATTTAATTGGAGACAGTGGTTACCCTCAGAGTAAATTTCTATACACACCTAAACTCAATCCATCAACTGCAgcagaaaataaatacaataaatcacATATAAAAAACAGAAATGTTATTGAAAGAGTGAACGGTGTACTCAAAAGTCGATTACGCTGCTTATGCAGAAAGCTCCGTACTAAACTTCAAACTTCAACTTTGATCATCGGTACATTTGCTATACTTCATAATGTAgcattaagttataatttagatTTACAAATAGAAAATGAAGAAGAGAATGTCAGGTTACCCAGAAATTATGTATTAGCTATACCAGACAATCGACTCGGGAACATTATAAAAGCAGAATTTATAGAAAGATATTTCACAAGAGTATACAACACCTTGAAGTGGGATTGCGTCGACGTCAACCAAGACAAAACTACCTGGGAATCAGTCCAAGTGTAA